AGAGATGCCCTTATGCGTCTTCATAGCTCGATCCCCGAGGAGAATCCATTCGTAAGGTATGCGGTATGGTCCTTTGCAGTTGAAGATTCTGTTGCATATCTCCACACCTGTATCGTAAGCCCCACCCTTGACGCAGTGATCTTTTCCAGCCGGCTCGCAGCTGACTTTGAATAGTGCCCACTTTGCCGGCCAATCAACTCTCCATCTCAATTTGATAGGCCAACTTTCCACTGGAACTTCACCTTTCTCCCCGCAAGCGCTGCAGAGGTAGGTGAGGCTGTCACTGTTGGCATCGTAACTTGTAACCACTCCAGTCTTCAGTCTTCCACAGTTTCTGCATAGGGCGAGGCATGGATACCATGTTAGGAGGTCGCGTTTGAAGACCTGGAGTTGCTCCCCTGAGAGGGTTGGGCTTACAACTTCGTCAAAAATCCGCCGTATCTCCTCAACCCTTTTTAGGGAGAGCCTTATGAGACTCTTCATCTGAGAGGTTTGGTAGAGTTCATGTGAAAATATTATCTCAGGGTAGAGGCCGAAGTCGGGGAAGGTATCGAATAACTCCCTAGCGTAGTGTTCCCCCCAACTTCTACAATCCCCATATGGGCAGGGCACCTTATAGAGTGGCACCCCCAGATATGCTGTTTCCTTTGTGAAATTTGTCGGAGTGCCGGTGGGGAAACTTTTGAGGGGGTCGAAGTCGTCTACGAAGAAGAGGAAACGTGTGTCATGACCTCGTTTCCTTAGAAGCTTCTCGAAGGCGCTACAGTAGATCAGCTCCCTTCCAACTCCAACATGAATTGGGCCGCTTGGAGTCTTAGCGGTGCTGAAGACTGTTACCAAGTCGCCGCGCTGTTCCAGATCGTCCACAATCTTGGTTATCCAATGTGACGGCTGACTCAAACTAGATTACCCCGGCGAATGCGGATATGTCTAGTTGGCCAAAGTTTAGTGTCCCTATAGTTTGAGAGGCGTTATTTATCTGGTTATTGTCTCCGCTCGCCAATTTATGTGAAATGTTTGGGAGGATCCAGGGGTCCGTTTACCTTAGATCACTGTATTTTTGGGTCGTTGCGTGTAATCTTTAGCACTGCCAATTGCCCACTGGCTCCTACTACACTTTACCTCAAGGCGATGGCTGCTTGAACCCCGGCGAAGGTATCCCCTAAACCTGTGAGCACTTTTGGCTTAGGATTAACATAGGTGGGGATAAGGCATAAGTTGTAGCCTTCACCCTTCCCCTTAGCGAGTCTAACAACCTTTGATGTAGGTAGCGACTTTGCCTTGGCGAGGTTCAACCTTATGCTACTGCCTCCGAACGTTAAAGCAGCAGCGGCTAGACATCCTGCCTGAAGAGCTTCCGTCTCCCTCTCAAGAGTATACCTAGAGATCGAGAATACATACTCTGGAGAGTGAACGCAGATCCTACTCAACCCGTACTTCTTTACACCATTCGCTACAGCCTCAATCAGATCGCTTGTCTCGTAGGACTCGGCACCAAGGTAGGTTACACACTCATCCTCGTTCATGCCCCACGAGTCAACGCAGCCACTGTTGCTAAACTTTTCCATAGCGTATCTAACAGACTCCTCAGATCCCTGGCCAAGTTCTAAGTGAACCTTCGGCCTCTGGCTGTGGGCGAGTCTATCGATGAGTTCATCGGTGCGTCTTTTGTGTTGAGGTAGCAGGAGATGAGCGTAACCGAGAATCAGCACGTCGATATTCTTAGATGTTGAAGCGTAGTCCAGAAAGTCAACGTCGAATAGTCCGCTTGAGGACATCATATCCCAAGAGAATATCTGCCTGCCTTCTGCATCAATACCCAATTTGAGGTCTCTAGTAAACTCGAAGACGATGTGCTCATACTCACAGTCAGTCTCTCTGACCGCCTCCTTCGGAAACTTCAGTCTCCCGTTATCAACAACCCTGAAGCTCGGTGAGGCAGCCATCAGATTCGGCGGTCTACAAGGGTATGAGACCAGTGGTAGGAGACCCAGCGAATAAAGGGCGCGCCCCATATGGAAGCCGTTCCCTCCCAAGGACTTACTTCGCCCACTAAACATAGAATTTAGCTCATCATAGAGCTCCTTCGATATCAGGTGTTCTCCTCCACCCCTAGTGAAAGCCTCCTCAAGCGTATGGGCTACCTCTTCAATGGAGGTTAGGATGAGCTCTCTTGGCTGTACCTTGCCGATACTCTTAACCCAACTTACAGTCTTCTCGTCGACTTTTACGAAGGAATCCCAGTTCGTGTATAAACCTGTAGCAAACCGCCCCTTAGGAATAGACACGCAACCACCACCAAAGCCTACCTAGAGGCCAGTAGCCTGAAACCCGTTTAAGACATTATAGAGATTAATACATCAACCTTTTTAATTTAAAAGCCTTAAAATATTGCGGTATACGGTCTTCCAATCCGTGAGGGCCCGTCGTCTAGAGGCAGAGTGATACACCGACTCCACCTGCCCGGAAAGTCAGGATCAGGACGCTGAGCAGCTGGAAAAAAGCTGCACGGAAGCCTGCGGAGCCGGAAGTCAGGGGTTCAAATCCCCTCGGGCCCGCCATCTCACGTGGTTCGATATATGTAGTCCTCCACCAGCCATTGTTGGTGGGCTGGGTGCCCTATAAGGGTCTTAAAATTTGCGGTTGTGTGAAGAGTGATCCAGGGTGGAGTATCTGAAGGTGGAGCTGAGGCTGAACATCCTCTTAAGCCCTTCAGGCGAAACTGTCTCAGAGGAGGCGAAGAAGGAGATGATCCTCACTCTCTGGTGTAACCAAGCCAAACTTTCTGGTACGACCCGGTGAAGGTGAAGAGTTGAGAAGAATAAAGAACTTAGAGAAGAATTTTTCATTGACGGGAAGATGTAGGCGCTACAACTGGAGATCCAGGAGCGTATACCTCAGCTAACCACCCTCAGGTCGGATGGTGAAAATTGCGACTGCGACGGTGGAGGGGAACTGTAAGAAGTATGAGAGCAAGCTAGTTGTAAAAGACAAGCTTTTGGCTTACCTAGACGACAGTTTGGATATAATGATGAAGCTTAGCAACGGAAAAATGGTGATAAGAAAACCGTTAGCTGTCAAAAACCGGTATGATCTGCTGATGTAGAAATTCAATGTGTTTCGTGGGAGGTTTAGCTAATCCTGACGGGTTTGCTAGGAAAGAATTTAAAGGGGAGTCTGTGGGAATACATTATTTATTGTGGCGCAAATGGCCGTATTAGAAAAGTTGGGTCAAGAACATAAAGATGTTTTAGAGAAATTGTCTCTCCTAGGAGTAACCATACAGGGGCTTGAAATAGGAAAGGTAGACCATCTGAAAAAAAAAGTAGGCACTTTAGAAAATATCGATGAACTTTCAGATTTTTTTAAGGAAGGCTGTTCCCTTCCATTTTGAAATCGAGGAAAGAAGTCTCTTTCCAATGTTGGAACGAGCAGCCGGCTTCGAAAAGACATTAATCTTAGACTTGGTTGCTGAGCATAAAATCATAATAAAGATGATCTCCGAATTTCTAGCAATCGTAAAATCAGGCATTGAAAATGAGGACAGAAAGAGGGAACTCGTCAAGATTGGTGGGTGGATAATTGAAAAACTTTCAGCGCATGCACAGAGAGAAGATGCTGAACTGCTACCATTGGCCCATAAAGTTTTAGACCAAGAAAAACTTGAGGAACTCGAAAAAATAGTGAAAAACATGATCAAGACCTCACAGTAACACTTCGGAGTTATGTTTCATACTCCTACTAAAGTAGCTTAGTTAAGGACTCTATAAGCCTCTCCTTCCATATTTATGCGAAGGCGATCTACAGTCCTACTTAGGGTGTTTGGGCGTGTAAATAATGTATATGCCACCTGAAGGTGTGCTTGACATTGTGACTGCTACCTTGGGGCAAAGGCGCCGCGCCCACGCATTTCTTAGGGCAGTCAGGATGGGCATTTGTTCCCGGTAACTTTTATAGTGTTCTTTCTAGTTAGAGGTGTTTTGTGAATAACGGCAATAACTCCCACAAGTGGATAGTTTTATCAATAACATCAATAGGCTCCTTTATGACCCCTCTTGACGGTTCTGTAGTGAGCGTTTCTCTTCCTTCAATAACTTCAGGTCTGAAAATGGATTATGCAATGGCTATATGGGTTCCAACGGCTTACTTGACCTCCCTTACAGCTCTTCTGTTGAGTATAGGGAGACTATCAGATGTGATAGGGAGGAAACTGATTTTCATCTCAGGTTTTGCGATATTTATCACGTCATCTTTCCTTTGTGGTATATCACAGGACGGCTTACAGCTAATAGCTTTTAGAGCTATTCAGGGCGGTGGGGCTGCCTTCATAGGGTCAACCTCGGCCGCTATAGTCACAGACGTATTCCCAAGTAGAGAAAGAGGCAAGGCTCTTGGGATAAATACTATGTCAGTCTATGTGGGGCTCTCGGTGGGCCCGAGCTTAGGCGGCTTCCTTACATATGAGTTTGGTTGGCGGTCGATTTTCTGTATAAATGTCCCGATAGGTTTGCTCGTAATATCGTTGGCACTTATGAAATTACAGGAATCAACGACAGCAAGCCAAAAGCGTTTTGATCTACTAGGCGCTTCGTCTTTTACTCTAGGCCTAGTCGCCCTGCTTCTAGCTTTAACGTTGAGTGGAAGTTTTGGGTGGGGCGCCTTCCCAATAATTGGTCTCTTAATTGTAGGTGGGGTCTTCCTAACTCTGTTTGTGCTTGTTGAAATTAGGAAAGGCGCCGAAGCTATGCTGGATGTTTCGCTATTCTCTCGCAACAGGCTCTTTTCAGCTGCTAATATCTCAGCATTACTGAACTATACCTCATGTTTTGGTGTCAGCTTTTTCACATCCTTCTACCTTCAGAGAGTTCTAAACTACTCTCCGTTGCAGGCTGGAATTATACTCCTCACAATGCCTGCGACCATGGCAGTCTTAGCTCCTATTAGCGGGTGGCTTTCTGACAGGATTGGTTCGCGTATGTTGAGCTCCCTCGGTATGGCTATAATATGTGTCGGTCTTCTGTTGGCAAGCACACTGGGTCTGCAGTCATCATCAACAGACATAGCCATTAGACTCCTTATCATAGGATTGGGGATGGGACTCTTTTCCTCTCCTAATACCAGCGCCGTGATGGGATCCGTTGATAAGAGCAGGCTTGGTGTGGCGTCTGGGACGCTGGCGATGATGAGGTTTCTGGGTCAGTCACTGAGTCTAGTCATTATGGGTGCAATCTTTGCTACTGTTGCTCCTAGTAAGATGCTCTCCGATCTTTTCGTAGGTATCGACCCTAAGTTAGAGGTGGCTGCTGAGGTATTTGTCGAAGCTATGAGGAAGACTTTTGCTGCCGCAGCGCCTATCTCGGCGGTAGGGGTTTTAACCTCTCTAGTTCGAGGTAAGGGCAAGTGACGGTTATGGTGTATTTCGCGTTTTTAAACAAAGGATTCACCGTCTCTGTGAATGCTGGATGAAGAAGCGAGATACCGGTTCCCTTGTAGGGAGGGTTGCTATATTTCTCGGTAAGGGGAGGAACAATCCATCAAATTTCATTCGCCTCAGATGTTCTAAAGCCCAAAGTTGCAACTCAGTTTAGGTGTTGCCAAGATTGTCACCTCCGCCAAGGCCGCACACAGCCGCGCGCTATGTTGTAGAGGTCTCTGTTCCCGTTAAAATTATGGCATTTGAAATTTTTTGTTTCTGGTATATGACGGTTTGTAGGGGGTTAAAGTGAAATTTCTAGATGGTTGATGTCAAGTTGCAGTTTAAACCCCCAGGCTTTGGATGGTTTGTTAAACGAAAAATAGCCATAAAACTAGAATTGCCACATTGGCTGCGGTTACCAAGGAGCCTATCTTGAAATATTCGCTGAAACTGAATGTGTAATCTTCCTCTTCGGAGGCTTCAAGTATAATAATCGTGCTGGCTGCTCCAAGAATTGTAAGATTTCCAGCAAGTGTCGACCCTCCCGCTAACGCCATCCACGCCTCCACGTCCAGCGAATTGAAACCCACGCTCTTCATGACATGGGTATACACCGCAACGAAAGGGACGTTGCTCATGAACTGGCTTAAAACCACACTAGCCACGACTATGTTTAGGATGGTTAGGGAAGAGTCTGTATGCGTAATAGGAGGGAGAAGTAATGTGAATAGCTTTATCAAACCATTATTCCAAACTGCCTGCATAACAATGAACATCGATATGAAGAATATGATTATGCTCCAGTTCACGCCTCTTATTATCTCCCTCCTCCTAGAGCTAACTGAGAATAAGGCTGCCGCCCCCAACAACGCTACAGTCCCGAAGTTAAGCTCAGTTTCATAGCCCACTACTTTCAAAATATTCAAGGCAAAGAATCCAGCTATTGTTAACACTGCTATAATACCGCTTATCTTAGCAAGGTGCATATCGGTTACGGCGTCTTCCCACGCTAAGTTATGTGGCTGTGCCCCACGCGCCAGATCTTTTCTGTAATAGAATTTTAGAAGGTAGTAGGTTACAAAACAGTTGATTACGGTGGGGGGGCCTAAAAATTTGAGGAAGGTTAAGAGTGGGGCTTCGATGCCACTGTCGAGGGCTATAAGGAGGTTCTGGGGGTTGCCCATGGGCGTCATGGTGCTTCCTATGCTCACCGCAAATGCGAGGGTGATGAGGAAAGGTGTTGGTTTGATCTTCACCTCTCTGGCTATGCTTATGATTATGGGCGTCGCAGCTATTGCGATTGTATCGTTCATTAGGAATGCTGACATTGTTCCTAAGACTATAATGGTGAAAAAGAGGACTCTATCAGGGGAGTCCGCGAAAGATAAGATCCGTAGAGTTAAATACTTGAGAAGCCCTGAAGCCTCCAGAGCCGATACGATTGAGAACATGCCTATGAGGAAGAAGATTACGTCGATGTTAACAGCGGAATAGGCGTCTCTAAGCGCTATGCCGTTAAGGAAGAGTAAAGAGACTGCACCAGCAAACATTATGACCCATACTGGCAGGTTGGTCCTCTTCAGGTTTCTGAATATAATAAGTGCATATACGATGAAGAACACTAGTGAAGCAGTGTGAAATACCTCCTTTGGCATAACGTTCGAAGTGAGAGGGGTACGAAGAATATCTTGGGACACTACCTCGCCTCTGCTCCAGTCTACATGGCATGTTCTTATAAATCTTGCGAAAAAGTTAGAAAATTCTTGACTTAAAACAGGTTCAGAAGCAAAACTCTTATTTACTAAATCTGGTAAGAATTCACCGTGGACGATCTAGACCTGAAAATACTCTACGCTCTGCGGTTTAATGCTAGGAAGCCTTTCCTAGAGTTAGCAAAGGATCTCGGAGTTGCAGATGCCACCATCCATGCCCGAGTTAAAAAGATGATCAATGAGGGTATTATCAAAGGCTTCGAGACAGTAATAGATGAAGAGAAGATGGGTTACGGGGTAACAGCCTTTATCGAGATCAGGGTTAAGCCTGGAGCAGCTGATGAGGTGGTCGCAAAGTTGAGCAAGACTGAAGGCGTATTAGAGGCGCATGAAATATATGGACACTGCGACATACTTTTGAAAGTTAGGACTAAAGGGCTAGCTGATTTAAGAGACAAGCTAGTGAAAGAGATAAGGGAACTTAGCGACGTGGTCTCCAGCGAAGCGTATACCGTGCTAAAAGTCGCGAAAGAAGAACGTAGTTTGCCAGTTTTCGCACATCAATAATAAGGGTGCAAGAACTGATTTGGCGCCTGGAAATTCAGTAGAACTAGCATTGGTCACAAGCCTACTCGCTACACTGCTTGGCGCACTAGGCTTCTCTCTTGCGTTCAAAGATTACATTGCAAGCTTCATCGCCGGACTGATTTTCAGGAGGATTAAGAATATCAAACCTGGCATCAGGGTCAAGATCCTGACCTCCCCTATTGTTAAGGGAGACATATTGAATATAGGGTGGCTGAGGACGACTCTACAGGAAGTTGGCGATGGTGAAAGGCTCCCCAGTGTCCAGACTGGGAGGATCTTAAAGATTCCGAACTTCCTACTCTTCAATAACCCAACGCTTCTCTACGGGGAGTCAATAATAGACGAGGTTGTGGCGTATATTAGAAGCGACTTAACGAATTTCGACTTGAGAATGGTGGAAAATATGAGGAAGGCGATAGAGGCTGAGGGGCAGAAGGTCATAGAGATTGGTTTCTACCAAAAAGATAACAGCTTCGTCGTGCATGGAATATTTCAATCAAAGACACATGAACTCGGTGATGTCAGGAGCAAGATCTTAATGCGTTACTTCGAGATGTGTAAGAGGGAAGCCTAGCTAAGGCAGTAAAGTTAGATGACTCTACCTGCGACTAGTGGTAACGTGTTAACCTTTAGCCAATAGCCGTCTCTAGGGTGGACAGGCAGTCTGGAGGTTGCCGATAATTGGCTGTCAAAAATTTTGGTCGACTGATGAAGGGTAGGTTGATCGCTTCTGAGGAGGATTTTGGGGCTGGCGTTAGGAAATACATTATAAAGCTGGAGCCTGCTGAGGAGAGCTATAAAAGTCTCCACGTGGTCTACAGTGACGGAAGATACGAGGTCTCTTTAACTCTTCTCGCCCCTCAAGGTAAATATGAGTTGTTCGACGGAAATCTGAGAGTTCGAGGCGTTGAGTTCTACCCAACTCTTCAAGAGGCAGAGGAGAGGATAAGGTACCTCTTCAGTACATAAGGTAAGCTGTTTAGACCCCTACGAACAATTCACGAAAAACTTTAGGCGTTAATTATAAATCGTAGATGCCTCGGTGTCTAATAAACACCGGCCATGCCTCAACTGGGATGAAAGCTTGGTCATAGCTGCTCGCAAATGTAGGATAGATCTTAAGGAGTTGATTTGAGTTGGAGCTTATGGTACCCTTGGTTGCAGCTGTCTTGGCTGTTGCGGCTGCCAGCATATTGGGGTTGTGGGTGCTCAGGCAGAACCCAGGGAATCCCAAGATGGTGGAGATCTCAGAGGCAGTTCGTTTAGGCGGAGCTACTTTCCTAAAGAAGGAGTTCAGTTACATCTTCCCCATAGCAATCGCCATCGCCTTAGTTATATGGGTCTCATTGCCGCTCGTAGGCGGTGCCACAGGCCTAGCAGGTGAGATGACTGGCCTATCTTGGGCAGACAGCTGGAAGATTTCCGTTGGCTTCCTCATCGGCTCAGGCTTGGCCGCGCTGGCAGGCTATTTTGGTATGGCGGTGACAACGCGGTCTGCAAGCCGTGCGGCTGAGGCTGCCAAGGGCGGTATCGGCCCCTGCCTGGTGGTCTCCTTTAGGGCGGGCTCGGTTATGGGTCTCTGCGTCGTTGGGCTTGGTCTACTAGGGGTCGCGGGGCTCTATCTGGCTTTGGGCGCTAAGCCCTCCGCGGTGCCGCTCATAGTGGGTTTAGGATTCGGAGCAAGTCTCGTCTCGATGTTCATTAGGGTCGGCGGAGGCATATTCACGAAGGCAGCTGACTTGGGCGCCGACTTGGTGGGGAAGGTTGAAGTTGGAATTCCGGAGGATGACCCACGCAATCCTGCTGTAATAGCTGATAATGTAGGTGACAATGTGGGAGACTGCGCGGGGATGGGTTCAGATGTCTATGAGTCCTATATAGTAATCATGATCGCTACCATGCTGCTCGGTTACTTTGGCTTCTGGCAGCTGGATTCATGGTCGAATGCTATAACATTCCCGATGCTGCTGGGGGCGGCAGGAATCTTCGGCTCGATGCTTGGGGTAACGGTGGTGCATGAAGGGTGGAAGGGGGAACCTATGCGGGCTTTAGACCTCTCATTTTACATGGCAACAGTGACTAGTGCGGTTTTATGCTTCCTCCTCGCCGGCTGGATGTTCGGCTTCGGAACCCCGCTAGCCATCGGGCTGTTCGTCTGTAGTCTGATAGGGCTGGTGGTAGTGATCCTCTTGGAGAAAGTCGCCGACCGGTACACATCCTATAAATACGCACCCGTTCGCTCAATCGCAGATGCCTCCCTAGCTGGGCCGCCTACAACCTTCTTAGCAGGGCTCTCAGTAGGATTGAAGAGTACATTCCCCAGCATGCTCATTCTTGTTGTAGCAATTATAGTATCCTATACGGTAGGCTATCTCTCGGCACCTTGGGGTGTGGATGCCTCAATTATGGGAATTTATGCTGTGGCGATCACTACGACTGGCATGCTCTCACTCTCAGGGATAGTTATGTCGATTGACTCTTTCGGGCCTGTCTCGGATAATGCAAACGGCATAGTTGAGATGACTGGGATGGGTGAGGTTCGCGAAGTCACAGATAAGCTGGATGCGATAGGTAATACCACTAAAGCCACGACTAAGGGCTTCGCCATAGGCAGCGCAGCTCTCTCGGCACTAGCACTGTTCCAAGCTTTCCGCATAGATGCGGTGCGGGGGATGACTGAACTGGGGCGCGATGTTCCAGCCTTCACGCTGGTGGATCCACTTGTCATCTTAGGGCTTCTAGTGGGTGGGCTCCTCCCGTTCTACTTCAGCTCATTCCTGATCCTTGCAGTGGGCAAGACAGGTATGCGAATAGTAGATGAGGTCAGGAGGCAATTCAGGGAGATTACCGGCATCATGGATGGGCGAGCCAAGCCTGACTATGAGAGGTGCGTCAGCATCGCTACTAAAGGTGCCATAAGTGAGCTTGCAGCTCCAGCCTTGATCGCCGTGGCAACACCGATCGTCTTGGGGGTCCTCTTCGGGGTGAGAGCGGTGGGAGGGTTGCTTGTGGGGGTAGTTGTTTCAGGTGTATTTCTAGCTTTCATGATGACTAATGGCGGCGGAGCTTTAGACAACGCAAAGAAATACATCGAACTTGGGAATTTAGGAGGGAAAGGCTCTGAGGCGCATAAGGCGGCTGTTATGGGTGATACTGTAGGAGACCCACTCAAGGATACAGCTGGGCCTGCGATAAACCCGTTGATCAAGGTGGTGCAGACGGTTTCCATAATCTTCCTGCCTCTCTTCCTCGTAGCCGAGTTGACAGCGTTGCTCGTCTAAACTCTTGGCTAAATTTACCATATCGAAGACTCTTATGGTTGTAGTTGCATTCTTCAACCTTCCTCTTATTGTTTAGTATATTAATCACTTTCCATATTGAAGCCTGAGTGGATTTGGTATGTGTATAGTATATGATCGAGGGCTTTTTGCAGGTTGCCGGGGTCGTTAAATATTTTAGGCGCGAGATATACTACCCCACTCGGCATGTTGAATATTAGAGCGCGCCGGGTGGCTGCCTTTGCCTATACGCCAGCCTATCGTAGTTGTGCTGGGTCACGTCGACCATGGAAAGACCACTTTATTGGACAAAATTAGAGGCACAGCCGTTGCAGCCAGAGAGCCCGGTGCTATCACTCAACACATAGGAGCCAGTTTCGTCCCTAATGACGCTCTCCAGAAAGTGTGTGGAAGTCTCCTCAAAAAATTCAATTTTACAATAGAAATCCCCGGTCTCCTATTCATAGATACGCCAGGTCACGCAGCCTTCTCAAACCTTCGACGGCGTGGCGGCTCTGTAGCTGATATAGCCGTACTGGTGATTGATCTGCTACAGGGGATTCAACCTCAGACACTTGAGTCCATAAACATTCTGAAAGCTCGCCGTACACCCTTTGTCGTGGCTGGGAATAAGCTCGACATGATCACAGGGTGGCAGCCGCAACCTAACTTGCCTTTCCTCGAGTCGATGAGGAAGCAGAGTTACCAAGCTCTAGCTAACTTGGACGAGAAGATATATGCAATTGTAGGTAGGCTCAGTAACGAGCGGCTTAATTCAGACCGTTTCGATAGGGTGAAAGACTTCACTAAGACAGCCGCGATAGTTCCTGTAAGTGCGAAGAGTGGAGAGGGCCTACCCGACCTTCTGACGGTACTAGTCGGATTAACCCAGCAGTTTATGAAGCACCAACTCATCCAGTCAATCGAACCTGCTAGGGGCTCAGTCCTAGAGGTCCAGGAAGATGTGGGTCTAGGTGTTAACATTAACGCCATCATCTATTCTGGCATACTCAAAGATGGCTCCACGATAGTTGTAGGCGGAAGGACCAAGCCGATACTTACTAAGGTCAGAGCCCTATTGCTCCCCAAACCCCTCGACGAGATACGAGACCCTAGAGAAAAGTTCAAACAAGTTGGTGAAGTGTCCGCGGCGGCAGGTGTGAAGGTCGTGGCCCCGGGTTTAGAGGATGCTATACCAGGTGGGCCGATATACGCCCTCCCTGAAGGAGAATCGCCAGAGCAGTTGATGAATAAGGTGAAGGAGGAGGTCGAGAGTGTAAAGATCGCCTCCGACAAATCAGGCATCATTATCAAGACTGA
This genomic interval from Candidatus Bathyarchaeia archaeon contains the following:
- the lysS gene encoding lysine--tRNA ligase — translated: MSQPSHWITKIVDDLEQRGDLVTVFSTAKTPSGPIHVGVGRELIYCSAFEKLLRKRGHDTRFLFFVDDFDPLKSFPTGTPTNFTKETAYLGVPLYKVPCPYGDCRSWGEHYARELFDTFPDFGLYPEIIFSHELYQTSQMKSLIRLSLKRVEEIRRIFDEVVSPTLSGEQLQVFKRDLLTWYPCLALCRNCGRLKTGVVTSYDANSDSLTYLCSACGEKGEVPVESWPIKLRWRVDWPAKWALFKVSCEPAGKDHCVKGGAYDTGVEICNRIFNCKGPYRIPYEWILLGDRAMKTHKGIS
- a CDS encoding ADP-dependent glucokinase/phosphofructokinase gives rise to the protein MSIPKGRFATGLYTNWDSFVKVDEKTVSWVKSIGKVQPRELILTSIEEVAHTLEEAFTRGGGEHLISKELYDELNSMFSGRSKSLGGNGFHMGRALYSLGLLPLVSYPCRPPNLMAASPSFRVVDNGRLKFPKEAVRETDCEYEHIVFEFTRDLKLGIDAEGRQIFSWDMMSSSGLFDVDFLDYASTSKNIDVLILGYAHLLLPQHKRRTDELIDRLAHSQRPKVHLELGQGSEESVRYAMEKFSNSGCVDSWGMNEDECVTYLGAESYETSDLIEAVANGVKKYGLSRICVHSPEYVFSISRYTLERETEALQAGCLAAAALTFGGSSIRLNLAKAKSLPTSKVVRLAKGKGEGYNLCLIPTYVNPKPKVLTGLGDTFAGVQAAIALR
- a CDS encoding hemerythrin domain-containing protein, translated to MNFQIFLRKAVPFHFEIEERSLFPMLERAAGFEKTLILDLVAEHKIIIKMISEFLAIVKSGIENEDRKRELVKIGGWIIEKLSAHAQREDAELLPLAHKVLDQEKLEELEKIVKNMIKTSQ
- a CDS encoding MFS transporter, with the translated sequence MNNGNNSHKWIVLSITSIGSFMTPLDGSVVSVSLPSITSGLKMDYAMAIWVPTAYLTSLTALLLSIGRLSDVIGRKLIFISGFAIFITSSFLCGISQDGLQLIAFRAIQGGGAAFIGSTSAAIVTDVFPSRERGKALGINTMSVYVGLSVGPSLGGFLTYEFGWRSIFCINVPIGLLVISLALMKLQESTTASQKRFDLLGASSFTLGLVALLLALTLSGSFGWGAFPIIGLLIVGGVFLTLFVLVEIRKGAEAMLDVSLFSRNRLFSAANISALLNYTSCFGVSFFTSFYLQRVLNYSPLQAGIILLTMPATMAVLAPISGWLSDRIGSRMLSSLGMAIICVGLLLASTLGLQSSSTDIAIRLLIIGLGMGLFSSPNTSAVMGSVDKSRLGVASGTLAMMRFLGQSLSLVIMGAIFATVAPSKMLSDLFVGIDPKLEVAAEVFVEAMRKTFAAAAPISAVGVLTSLVRGKGK
- a CDS encoding SLC13 family permease, with the protein product MSQDILRTPLTSNVMPKEVFHTASLVFFIVYALIIFRNLKRTNLPVWVIMFAGAVSLLFLNGIALRDAYSAVNIDVIFFLIGMFSIVSALEASGLLKYLTLRILSFADSPDRVLFFTIIVLGTMSAFLMNDTIAIAATPIIISIAREVKIKPTPFLITLAFAVSIGSTMTPMGNPQNLLIALDSGIEAPLLTFLKFLGPPTVINCFVTYYLLKFYYRKDLARGAQPHNLAWEDAVTDMHLAKISGIIAVLTIAGFFALNILKVVGYETELNFGTVALLGAAALFSVSSRRREIIRGVNWSIIIFFISMFIVMQAVWNNGLIKLFTLLLPPITHTDSSLTILNIVVASVVLSQFMSNVPFVAVYTHVMKSVGFNSLDVEAWMALAGGSTLAGNLTILGAASTIIILEASEEEDYTFSFSEYFKIGSLVTAANVAILVLWLFFV
- a CDS encoding Lrp/AsnC family transcriptional regulator — its product is MDDLDLKILYALRFNARKPFLELAKDLGVADATIHARVKKMINEGIIKGFETVIDEEKMGYGVTAFIEIRVKPGAADEVVAKLSKTEGVLEAHEIYGHCDILLKVRTKGLADLRDKLVKEIRELSDVVSSEAYTVLKVAKEERSLPVFAHQ
- a CDS encoding sodium-translocating pyrophosphatase produces the protein MVPLVAAVLAVAAASILGLWVLRQNPGNPKMVEISEAVRLGGATFLKKEFSYIFPIAIAIALVIWVSLPLVGGATGLAGEMTGLSWADSWKISVGFLIGSGLAALAGYFGMAVTTRSASRAAEAAKGGIGPCLVVSFRAGSVMGLCVVGLGLLGVAGLYLALGAKPSAVPLIVGLGFGASLVSMFIRVGGGIFTKAADLGADLVGKVEVGIPEDDPRNPAVIADNVGDNVGDCAGMGSDVYESYIVIMIATMLLGYFGFWQLDSWSNAITFPMLLGAAGIFGSMLGVTVVHEGWKGEPMRALDLSFYMATVTSAVLCFLLAGWMFGFGTPLAIGLFVCSLIGLVVVILLEKVADRYTSYKYAPVRSIADASLAGPPTTFLAGLSVGLKSTFPSMLILVVAIIVSYTVGYLSAPWGVDASIMGIYAVAITTTGMLSLSGIVMSIDSFGPVSDNANGIVEMTGMGEVREVTDKLDAIGNTTKATTKGFAIGSAALSALALFQAFRIDAVRGMTELGRDVPAFTLVDPLVILGLLVGGLLPFYFSSFLILAVGKTGMRIVDEVRRQFREITGIMDGRAKPDYERCVSIATKGAISELAAPALIAVATPIVLGVLFGVRAVGGLLVGVVVSGVFLAFMMTNGGGALDNAKKYIELGNLGGKGSEAHKAAVMGDTVGDPLKDTAGPAINPLIKVVQTVSIIFLPLFLVAELTALLV
- the infB gene encoding translation initiation factor IF-2, producing MPIRQPIVVVLGHVDHGKTTLLDKIRGTAVAAREPGAITQHIGASFVPNDALQKVCGSLLKKFNFTIEIPGLLFIDTPGHAAFSNLRRRGGSVADIAVLVIDLLQGIQPQTLESINILKARRTPFVVAGNKLDMITGWQPQPNLPFLESMRKQSYQALANLDEKIYAIVGRLSNERLNSDRFDRVKDFTKTAAIVPVSAKSGEGLPDLLTVLVGLTQQFMKHQLIQSIEPARGSVLEVQEDVGLGVNINAIIYSGILKDGSTIVVGGRTKPILTKVRALLLPKPLDEIRDPREKFKQVGEVSAAAGVKVVAPGLEDAIPGGPIYALPEGESPEQLMNKVKEEVESVKIASDKSGIIIKTDTLGALEAIVNELNLRSVPIRIGDVGDVSRRDVLEAEAVRSREPTLGVILGFNVKVLPDAHDEAVRSGVKIFRNNVIYQLLEDYTAWVKSEEEAKVLKAFESMILPGKVKLLRGCVFRRCDPAVFGVEVVAGRIKPHYSLVRGDGTPVGKISQIQDKGQNLPEATRGMQVAISMKEPTIGRQIREEDVLYVEVPEKHVEVLVRDFAGKLSAEELQTLKEYVELMRRKIPYFGFGI